TTCTTCTACCTCATTTCCTTCACGAAAAGCAACTTTTTTTCACGTTTCCATGTTTCGACGCCGAaacttcctcctctttcGGCAAAtattggatgacttcccgtaaggattatttgtaaatatcgttgcaaataacgctgaaaatcatcggcgatatgttaagcgagtgatacctggcaacaaataccagaatctgaacatcagggcatgttctaaattcttgaatttagaaaggcctagcgacccctttctaaactgtttttgctgcaatatttcgttaagcgaggtgagtccacatgatttccagcccagatatggaagtttgtccgcgcttacgcccttggcgagctaccacacgtgtgataaatccgagcacttcatgcaaatttccagcattgcgggaggcatctgcaaataattcgacaatttcccaatttccaatttacatcaaaacttttatttgaaaggagattatttgcacatccttacgggaagtcatccatttCGCTTAACTTTACGACCACGCATCTCATCTCAAACGTTATCGTTGCCCCGTCCCGTTGCAAGGGGCCAAACGGCCCTGGTAGAGGTTTAAAAGGTGGAAGTGTAGGTCTGGAAATTTTCCAGCACGCTTCCTGTGGTCCACTGAAGTCAGGATGAAGACCTCCTCCATCGTCGTCTTGCTCTCCTTCGGTTTATCGGTTTCTGCTGTTCATCGTCACGCCAAACGGCAGTTAGCCCAAGTTTTCTCGAGTTGTACAGAGCCGAACACTGTTGCCATCACATTCGTACGTCcattgttttttttctttgcgTGGTGGAGAGAGTCAGACGCTTACTtgtgtttttttcttcttcatctagGATGACGGTCCTTATATCTACGCGTGAGATTTCCCTACACCCTCCTCAGTACTCTCTACAGCCCAACTGACTTGTCCCCATGAAACAGGCGCGAGATCAGCGACACGTTGACGCAACAAGATGCAAAGGGTACTTTCTTCTACAGTAAGTCACGTTCAAACACATGTATCGATAATACTTGCGCTAACCTCCTATCAGATGGCAACAACTGTACGTCTCCGAAGTAATGAAAGACGAAGCTTTCTACTCAACTTGAACTAAACCAGGGGATTGCATCTACGATCAAAACATTATGGACGACGTACGATATGTTTATAATCAAGGTCATCAAGTAGCCTCCCACACCTGGCGACATGCAGATTTAGCGACGCTTAGCTGGGATGAAGGTCTGTATCTTTTTTTGGGGTTGACGTTCTTGCAAGTGTTGATGGATCTTTTTCAGTTCACGACGAAATGTGGCGCGTTGAACGTATGTTTCGGTCAATTCAAGATCTCCTCGATACTCTGGCTGACATTCCCTTCTCTTGTTAGAGGCTCTCCAACGGATTGTTGGTGTCGTTCCGGCGTTCATGCGACCTCGTAAGTACTGTTCGCCTTCGAGGTATATAACGCTGACAGTGCTCGTGCTCGTGCTCGTATGACAGCCTACGGAAGCTACAACGACAATGTCAGAGCCGCCTCCTCTGTCCGTGGTCAATCTTTAGTAATATGGGACTTCGAGTGAGTAGGGTTCCGAGTCATAATTCGTATTTGACCCCCCCTACTAACTATGTGTAACCCCCCGGTGTACCCTTCTCAAGTGCTGGCGACGGTGATAAGAAACCCCCTGCAGATACTATCCGTGCCTACACTGATACGATTAACCAACACCCGAGTACTATCTTGCCCCTCAACCATGAAACTTCTGGTATGCGTTCTGTTCTCCTCTAagctggttttttttttctaatTGTGAGATTTTCAGAATCCACCGCGTAAGCTACGACTTACTTATTGACTGTGCAATTCGATCAGCGGTGCTCAATATTTCCTCAAACAACAGACATCAAGTGATTCCGAAAGTTGTAAAAGAGCTTAGGGAGGCTGGTTACAGAATGGTCACAGTAGCCGAATGCCTCGGTATGGACCCGTATCAGAGCGTTGGGGAACCTGGTTATCCGGATGTGAGTACTAGTCGTGGTCGTGTCCATTCAAAGGCTCGAACTcaatcattttcattttgtATTTTATCATTATAGGAAAGCTGGCATTGCTGAGCCCAAGACCACTGGCAGAAGCATTATCATATATATTATATACCTAGTACATATCCACCCGTTTTTTAACATTCCACTCGTTTCATAGACTTTTGAAGGACTACGTTTTTTTGGCATTTGCTACTGGTCTGTTGGTTTCATACTCGGAGAACAATCAAATACCCTGTTATTCTTTTGTTAAGTGAACAAGTCTGAAATCGGCGACTGATACTGA
Above is a genomic segment from Marasmius oreades isolate 03SP1 chromosome 4, whole genome shotgun sequence containing:
- a CDS encoding uncharacterized protein (CAZy:CE4), which codes for MKTSSIVVLLSFGLSVSAVHRHAKRQLAQVFSSCTEPNTVAITFDDGPYIYAREISDTLTQQDAKGTFFYNGNNWDCIYDQNIMDDVRYVYNQGHQVASHTWRHADLATLSWDEVHDEMWRVEQALQRIVGVVPAFMRPPYGSYNDNVRAASSVRGQSLVIWDFDAGDGDKKPPADTIRAYTDTINQHPSTILPLNHETSESTAHQVIPKVVKELREAGYRMVTVAECLGMDPYQSVGEPGYPDESWHC